Proteins encoded in a region of the Mycobacterium branderi genome:
- the eccCa gene encoding type VII secretion protein EccCa, translating to MSRLIFEARRRVPRPASRKGAINIEAPPELPRAIPPSLLRRALPIVIVILIVGMIVAMVATGMRVISPQTLFFPFVLLLAATALYRGTDNKMRTEEVDAERADYLRYLSVVRDNIRAQAAEQRAAAEWSHPAPAELVAIPGSRRQWERDPADDDFLVVRAGLHSAPLAAALRVNDTADEIDLEPVSHSALRSLLDTQRTVRDVPAGIDLTKVSRITVLGDTDDVRGALRAWIAQAVTWHDPTVLGVALATPDLESPDWSWLKWLPHVDIPGQVDGVGPARYLSTNIDELAAQLGPALADRPAFNGGAADALRHLLVIVDDPDYDVNASTLAAGWAGVTVIHRSATPPHREQYSDPERPILRVANGVVDRWQTGGWQRYVDTADTFGADEAAHLARRLSRWDSNPTHSGLQSAATRGATFTTLLGIPDASRLDVPTLWAPRRREDELRVPIGVTATGEPLIFDLKDEAEGGMGPHGLMIGMTGSGKSQTLMSILLSLLTTHPADRLIVIYADFKGEAGADSFRHFPQVVAVISNMAEKKSLADRFADTLRGEVARREVLLREAGRRVQGSAFNSVTEYENAIAAGHDLAPIPTLFVVADEFTLMLADHPEYAELFDYVARKGRSFRIHILFASQTLDIGKIKDIDKNTSYRIGLKVASPAVSRQIIGVEDAYHIESGKEHKGVGFLVPAPGAAPIKFRSTYVDGIYDPPQAAKTLVVHSAPEPKLFSAGRVEPDQETVITGADEEEPTGPPRKLIATIGDQLARYGPRAPELWLPPLDEPIPLRSVLTRAAIPQGQWRWPLGEIDKPFEMRRDPLVFDARSAAGNMVIHGGAKSGKSTALQTFILSAANLHAPGEVSFYCLDYGGGQLRALEDLAHVGSVASPLEPERIRRTFGELEQLLRIRQQREVFRDRSALDDGFGEVFLVIDNLYAFSRDNTDQFNTRNPLLTKVTELVNVGLAYGIHVIVTTPSWLEVPLAMRDGLGMRLELKLHDSRDSNVRVVGALRRPAETVPPDQPGRGLTMAAEHFLFAAPEPDQVATVNARYPGAEAPPVRLLPTNLAPTEVGAVYRGPDRVVIGQREEDLAAVEVNFAENPLLMAFGDTKSGKTTLLRHIIRTVRDHSTPEQVAFTVLDRRLHLVDEPLFGDNEYTTNIDRVIPAMLGLSALIEKRRPPAGLAPHELAGWRYRGHTHYLIIDDVDQIPDTPAMSGPFIGQRPWTSLIGLLAEAGDLGLRVIITARASGSAHALMTSPLLRRFNDLQATTLMLSGNPADGGKIRGQRFERLPAGRAILLGDNDSPTYVQLVNPLVDEGVTVDGRKEYLQ from the coding sequence ATGAGCCGTCTGATCTTCGAGGCCCGCCGCCGGGTGCCGCGGCCGGCGAGCCGCAAGGGAGCCATCAACATCGAGGCGCCGCCGGAGCTGCCGCGGGCGATCCCGCCGTCGCTGCTGCGGCGCGCGCTGCCCATCGTGATCGTGATCCTGATCGTCGGGATGATCGTCGCAATGGTCGCCACGGGGATGCGGGTGATTTCTCCGCAGACCTTGTTCTTCCCGTTCGTGCTGTTGCTCGCCGCGACGGCGTTGTATCGCGGCACCGACAACAAGATGCGCACCGAGGAAGTCGACGCCGAACGGGCCGACTACTTGCGCTATCTGTCGGTGGTCCGGGACAACATCCGCGCCCAGGCCGCGGAGCAACGCGCGGCCGCCGAATGGTCGCATCCCGCCCCGGCCGAACTGGTCGCGATACCCGGTTCGCGGCGTCAGTGGGAGCGCGACCCGGCCGACGACGACTTCCTGGTGGTGCGGGCCGGGCTGCATTCGGCGCCGCTCGCCGCGGCGCTGCGCGTCAACGACACCGCCGACGAGATCGACCTGGAACCGGTGTCGCACAGCGCTTTACGCAGCCTGCTGGACACCCAGCGCACCGTGCGCGACGTGCCGGCCGGCATCGACCTGACCAAGGTTTCGCGGATCACCGTACTCGGCGACACCGATGACGTGCGGGGGGCGCTGCGCGCCTGGATCGCCCAGGCGGTGACGTGGCACGACCCGACCGTGCTCGGCGTCGCGCTTGCCACGCCCGACCTTGAGTCCCCCGACTGGTCGTGGCTGAAATGGCTTCCGCACGTTGACATTCCGGGCCAGGTCGACGGTGTCGGTCCGGCCCGCTACCTGTCGACCAATATCGACGAGCTCGCCGCGCAGCTGGGCCCGGCGCTGGCCGACCGTCCCGCATTCAACGGTGGTGCGGCCGACGCGCTGCGGCACCTGCTGGTCATCGTCGACGACCCCGACTATGACGTCAACGCGTCGACACTGGCGGCCGGATGGGCCGGGGTCACCGTCATCCACCGTTCGGCCACGCCTCCGCACCGCGAACAGTATTCGGATCCCGAACGGCCGATCCTGCGCGTGGCCAACGGCGTCGTCGACCGGTGGCAGACCGGCGGCTGGCAGCGCTACGTCGACACCGCCGACACCTTCGGCGCCGACGAGGCCGCGCATCTGGCGCGGCGGCTGTCGCGCTGGGACTCCAACCCCACCCACAGCGGGCTGCAGTCGGCGGCCACCCGCGGCGCCACTTTCACGACGCTGCTGGGGATTCCGGATGCGTCACGGCTGGACGTGCCGACGCTGTGGGCGCCGCGGCGCCGCGAGGACGAGCTGCGGGTCCCGATCGGGGTCACCGCGACCGGCGAGCCGCTGATCTTCGACCTCAAGGACGAAGCCGAGGGCGGCATGGGCCCGCACGGCCTGATGATCGGCATGACAGGCTCCGGCAAGTCGCAGACGCTGATGTCGATCCTGTTGTCGCTGTTGACGACTCACCCCGCCGACCGGCTGATCGTGATCTACGCCGACTTCAAGGGTGAGGCCGGCGCGGACAGCTTCCGCCACTTCCCGCAGGTGGTCGCGGTGATCTCGAACATGGCGGAGAAGAAGTCGCTGGCCGATCGGTTCGCCGACACGCTGCGCGGTGAGGTGGCGCGCCGCGAGGTGCTGCTGCGGGAGGCCGGTCGCCGGGTCCAGGGCAGCGCATTCAACTCGGTCACCGAGTACGAGAACGCGATCGCGGCGGGCCACGACCTGGCGCCGATCCCGACGCTGTTCGTGGTCGCCGACGAGTTCACTCTGATGCTGGCCGACCACCCGGAATACGCGGAGTTGTTCGACTACGTTGCCCGCAAAGGCCGCTCGTTCCGCATCCACATTCTCTTCGCGTCGCAGACGCTGGACATCGGCAAGATCAAGGACATCGACAAGAACACCTCCTACCGGATCGGTTTGAAGGTGGCCAGTCCCGCGGTGTCGCGGCAGATCATCGGTGTGGAGGACGCCTACCACATCGAATCGGGCAAGGAGCACAAAGGCGTGGGCTTCTTGGTGCCCGCACCGGGTGCCGCGCCGATCAAGTTCCGCAGCACCTACGTCGACGGCATCTACGATCCGCCGCAGGCAGCGAAAACGCTTGTGGTGCACTCTGCTCCGGAGCCCAAGCTGTTCAGCGCCGGGCGCGTCGAGCCGGACCAGGAGACTGTGATCACCGGCGCCGACGAGGAGGAGCCCACCGGTCCGCCGCGCAAGCTGATCGCCACGATCGGCGACCAGTTGGCCCGCTACGGGCCGCGCGCGCCGGAGCTGTGGCTGCCGCCGCTCGACGAGCCGATCCCGCTGAGGTCGGTGCTGACCCGCGCCGCGATACCGCAAGGACAGTGGCGCTGGCCGCTCGGCGAGATCGACAAGCCGTTCGAGATGCGCCGCGACCCGCTGGTGTTCGACGCGCGCTCGGCGGCGGGCAACATGGTGATCCACGGTGGCGCAAAGTCGGGTAAATCGACTGCGCTGCAGACCTTCATCCTCTCGGCTGCCAACCTGCACGCGCCGGGGGAAGTGAGCTTCTACTGCCTGGACTACGGCGGCGGGCAGCTGCGGGCGCTGGAGGATCTGGCGCATGTCGGCAGCGTGGCGTCGCCCCTGGAGCCCGAGCGCATCCGTCGCACCTTCGGCGAGCTCGAGCAACTGCTGCGCATCCGCCAGCAGCGGGAGGTGTTCCGGGACCGGTCTGCGCTCGATGACGGCTTCGGCGAAGTGTTCCTGGTCATCGACAACCTCTATGCCTTCAGCCGGGACAACACCGACCAGTTCAACACCCGTAACCCGTTGCTGACCAAGGTGACTGAGCTGGTCAACGTCGGCCTTGCCTACGGCATCCACGTGATCGTCACCACGCCCAGCTGGCTGGAGGTGCCGCTGGCAATGCGTGACGGTCTCGGGATGCGGCTGGAGCTCAAGCTGCACGACTCTCGCGACAGCAACGTCCGAGTGGTGGGCGCGCTGCGCCGCCCGGCCGAGACGGTGCCGCCGGACCAGCCCGGCCGCGGGCTGACCATGGCCGCCGAGCACTTCTTGTTCGCGGCCCCCGAGCCCGACCAGGTCGCCACGGTCAACGCCCGCTACCCGGGAGCCGAGGCGCCGCCGGTGCGGCTGCTGCCGACCAACCTCGCTCCGACCGAAGTCGGCGCCGTCTATCGCGGTCCGGACCGGGTGGTCATCGGCCAGCGCGAAGAAGACTTGGCCGCAGTCGAAGTCAACTTCGCCGAGAACCCGCTGCTGATGGCGTTCGGCGACACCAAGTCGGGTAAGACCACGCTGCTGCGCCACATCATCCGCACTGTTCGCGACCACTCGACCCCCGAGCAGGTCGCGTTCACGGTGCTGGACCGCCGGCTGCATCTGGTCGACGAGCCACTGTTCGGTGACAACGAGTACACCACCAACATCGACCGCGTTATCCCGGCGATGCTGGGGCTCTCGGCCCTCATCGAAAAGCGCCGCCCGCCCGCAGGTTTGGCGCCGCACGAACTGGCCGGCTGGAGATACCGCGGCCACACCCACTATCTGATCATCGACGACGTCGACCAGATCCCGGATACGCCGGCGATGAGCGGCCCGTTCATCGGGCAGCGGCCGTGGACCAGCCTGATCGGGCTGCTGGCGGAGGCCGGCGACCTGGGCCTGCGGGTGATCATCACCGCGCGCGCCAGCGGGTCCGCCCACGCGTTGATGACCAGCCCGCTGCTGCGCCGGTTCAACGACCTGCAGGCGACCACGTTGATGCTGTCCGGCAATCCGGCCGACGGCGGCAAGATCCGTGGTCAACGATTCGAGCGGTTGCCGGCCGGGCGAGCGATCCTGTTGGGCGACAACGACAGTCCCACGTACGTGCAGTTGGTCAACCCTCTGGTCGACGAGGGGGTGACCGTTGACGGTCGAAAGGAGTATCTGCAATGA
- the eccB gene encoding type VII secretion protein EccB: MTARESEDERRSFSSRTPVNDNPDKVVYRRGFVTRHQVSGWRFVMRRIASGVALHDTRMLVDPLRTQTRSVVMGVLILVTTLVGCFVFSLIRPNGSPANNPVLADRSTAALYVRVGDRLHPVLNLTSARLIAGRPVNPTTVKSSALDQFPRGNLIGIPGAPERMVQNTNKDANWTVCDAVGGPDAGVTVIAGTPDSSGARAATLAAGHGVLTKNDAGTWLLWDGKRSRIDVADRAVTGALGFGTDVPAPRTIAAGLFNAIPEAPALSAPAIPDAGSPPQFPLPVAAPVGAVVVAYAADNTPLYYAVLPDGLQPISAVLAAMLRNANSYGLDQPPRLSADQVAKLPVSRVLDTARYPDQRISLVDAAHDPVTCAHWSKPEGAATNSLTLLSGSALPVPEAVHTEDLVSAGAGGTATRVALAPGTGYFAQSVGQGAESPAAGSLFWISDTGVRYGIDTEAGSTGHSKTVEALGLNPPPTPIPWSMLSLFAPGPTLSRADALLAHDGLAPDKRPGRTTSAEETR, encoded by the coding sequence ATGACGGCCCGCGAGTCCGAGGACGAACGGCGCTCGTTCTCGTCGCGCACTCCGGTCAACGACAACCCCGACAAAGTCGTCTACCGTCGCGGCTTCGTCACCCGCCACCAGGTGAGTGGCTGGCGATTTGTCATGCGCCGCATCGCATCTGGGGTTGCCCTGCACGACACTCGGATGCTCGTCGACCCGCTGCGCACCCAGACCCGTTCGGTGGTCATGGGTGTGCTGATCCTGGTCACCACCCTGGTGGGCTGCTTCGTGTTCTCGCTGATCCGGCCCAACGGGTCCCCGGCCAACAACCCGGTGCTGGCCGACCGTTCCACCGCCGCGCTGTACGTGCGGGTCGGGGATCGGCTGCACCCGGTGCTCAACCTCACCTCGGCGCGGCTGATCGCCGGCCGGCCGGTCAACCCCACCACCGTGAAAAGCAGTGCGCTGGACCAATTCCCACGCGGCAACCTGATCGGCATCCCCGGTGCGCCGGAGCGGATGGTGCAAAACACCAACAAGGACGCCAACTGGACGGTGTGCGACGCCGTCGGTGGCCCGGATGCCGGGGTCACGGTGATCGCCGGGACGCCGGACAGCAGCGGCGCCCGCGCGGCGACGCTGGCCGCCGGGCATGGTGTGCTGACCAAAAACGACGCCGGCACCTGGCTGCTGTGGGACGGCAAGCGCAGCCGGATCGACGTGGCCGACCGCGCGGTCACCGGAGCGCTGGGCTTCGGCACCGACGTACCCGCGCCGCGGACCATAGCCGCAGGCTTGTTCAACGCGATTCCCGAGGCGCCGGCGCTAAGCGCCCCGGCCATCCCCGACGCCGGAAGCCCGCCGCAGTTCCCGCTGCCGGTGGCAGCGCCGGTGGGCGCGGTCGTCGTCGCCTACGCTGCGGACAACACCCCGCTGTACTACGCGGTCTTACCCGATGGGCTGCAACCGATTTCGGCGGTGCTGGCCGCGATGTTGCGCAATGCCAACTCCTATGGCCTGGACCAGCCGCCCCGGCTCAGCGCCGACCAGGTCGCCAAGCTACCGGTGTCGCGGGTGCTGGACACCGCACGCTATCCCGATCAGCGGATCAGCCTGGTCGACGCCGCCCATGATCCGGTCACCTGCGCGCACTGGAGCAAGCCGGAGGGAGCCGCCACCAACTCGCTGACGCTGCTGTCCGGCTCGGCGCTGCCGGTGCCCGAGGCGGTGCACACCGAGGACCTGGTCAGTGCCGGCGCGGGCGGGACAGCCACGCGTGTCGCGCTGGCGCCCGGGACCGGTTACTTCGCCCAAAGCGTCGGCCAGGGCGCGGAGTCACCGGCGGCCGGTTCGCTGTTCTGGATCTCCGACACTGGTGTGCGTTACGGCATCGACACCGAAGCCGGCTCCACCGGTCACTCCAAAACCGTTGAAGCCCTTGGCCTCAACCCGCCCCCGACTCCGATTCCGTGGTCGATGCTGTCGCTGTTCGCGCCCGGACCGACGCTGTCGCGCGCCGATGCGTTGCTCGCCCACGACGGCCTGGCGCCCGACAAGCGGCCCGGTCGCACGACCTCAGCTGAGGAGACCCGATGA